In a genomic window of Apteryx mantelli isolate bAptMan1 chromosome 2, bAptMan1.hap1, whole genome shotgun sequence:
- the MYC gene encoding myc proto-oncogene protein, producing MPLNASFPSKNYDYDYDSVQPYFYFEEEEENFYLAAQQRGSELQPPAPSEDIWKKFELLPTPPLSPSRRSSLAAAASCFPSTADQLEMVTELLGGDMVNQSFICDPDDESFVKSIIIQDCMWSGFSAAAKLEKVVSEKLASYQAARREGGPGARAGPPPPGPPPGLAASPAASAGLYLHDLGAAAADCIDPSVVFPYPLSERAPKAGAPGASPASLLGDDTPPTTSSDSEEEQEEDEEIDVVTLAEANESESSTESSTEASEGHSKPHHSPLVLKRCHVNIHQHNYAAPPSTKVDYPAAKRLKLDSGRVLKQISNNRKCSSPRTSDSEENDKRRTHNVLERQRRNELKLSFFALRDQIPEVANNEKAPKVVILKKATEYVLSIQSDEHRLIAEKEQLRRRREQLKHKLEQLRNSCV from the exons ATGCCGCTGAACGCGAGCTTCCCCAGCAAGAACTACGACTACGACTACGACTCGGTGCAGCCCTACTTCTActtcgaggaggaggaggagaacttcTACCTGGCGGCGCAGCAGCGGGGCAGCGAGCTGCAGCCGCCCGCCCCGTCCGAGGACATCTGGAAGAAGTTTGAGCTGCTGCCCACGCCGCCCCTCTCGCCCAGCCGCCGCTCcagcctggccgccgccgcctcctgcttCCCCTCCACCGCCGACCAGCTGGAGATGGTGACGGAGCTCCTGGGGGGCGACATGGTCAACCAGAGCTTCATCTGCGACCCGGACGACGAGTCCTTCGTCAAGTCCATCATCATCCAGGACTGCATGTGGAGCGGCTTCTCCGCCGCCGCCAAGCTGGAGAAGGTGGTGTCCGAGAAGCTGGCCTCGTACCAGGCGGCGCGCCGCGaggggggccccggcgcccgggccggcccgccgccgccggggccgccgcccggcctcgccgcctcgcccgccgcctcggccgGCCTCTACCTGCACGAcctgggcgccgccgccgccgactgCATCGACCCCTCCGTGGTCTTCCCCTACCCGCTCAGCGAGCGGGCGCCCAAGGCCGGCGCGCCCGGCGCCAGCCCCGCGTCCCTGCTGGGCGACGACACGCCGCCCACCACCAGCAGCGACTCGG aagAAGAACAAGAGGAAGATGAAGAAATTGATGTTGTTACCCTAGCTGAAGCGAATGAATCCGAATCCAGCACGGAGTCCAGCACAGAAGCATCAGAAGGGCACAGTAAGCCCCACCACAGCCCGCTAGTTCTCAAACGGTGTCACGTCAACATCCATCAGCACAATTACGCTGCTCCTCCCTCCACCAAGGTtgactatccagctgcaaaaaggCTAAAGTTGGACAGTGGCAGAGTTCTCAAACAGATCAGTAATAACCGCAAATGCTCGAGTCCCCGCACGTCAGACTCAGAAGAGAACGATAAGAGGCGAACGCACAATGTCTTGGAGCGCCAGAGGAGAAATGAGCTGAAGCTGAGTTTCTTTGCCTTGCGTGATCAGATACCGGAGGTGGCCAACAACGAAAAGGCACCCAAGGTTGTCATCctgaaaaaagcaacagaatatGTTCTTTCTATCCAGTCAGACGAACACAGACTGATCGCAGAGAAAGAGCAGTTGAGGAGGCGGAGGGAACAGTTGAAACACAAACTTGAGCAGCTAAGGAACTCTTGTGTGTAG